Proteins co-encoded in one Muntiacus reevesi chromosome 13, mMunRee1.1, whole genome shotgun sequence genomic window:
- the LOC136145698 gene encoding GTP-binding nuclear protein Ran, with amino-acid sequence MAAQGEPQVQFKLVLVGDGGTGKTTFVKRHLTGEFEKKYVATLGVEVHPLVFHTNRGPIKFNVWDTAGQEKFGGLRDGYYIQAQCAIIMFDVTSRVTYKNVPNWHRDLVRVCENIPIVLCGNKVDIKDRKVKAKSIVFHRKKNLQYYDISAKSNYNFEKPFLWLARKLIGDPNLEFVAMPALAPPEVVMDPALAAQYEHDLEVAQTTALPDEDDDL; translated from the exons ATGGCTGCCCAAGGAGAACCCCAAGTTCAGTTCAAACTTGTTTTGGTTGGTGATGGtggtactggaaaaactacattcGTGAAGCGTCATCTGACTGGTGAATTTGAGAAGAAGTATGTAGCTACCTTGGGTGTTGAGGTCCATCCTCTTGTGTTCCATACCAACAGAGGACCTATTAAGTTCAATGTATGGGATACAGCTGGTCAGGAGAAATTTGGTGGACTGAGAGATGGCTATTATATACAAGCTCAGTGTGCCATTATAATGTTTGACGTAACATCAAGAGTTACTTACAAGAATGTGCCTAACTGGCATAGAGATCTGGTACGAGTGTGTGAGAACATCCCAATTGTGTTGTGTGGCAACAAAGTGGATATTAAGGACAGAAAGGTTAAGGCAAAGTCAATTGTCTTCCACCGAAAGAAGAATCTTCAGTACTATGACATTTCTGCCAAAAGTAACTACAACTTTGAAAAGCCCTTCCTCTGGCTTGCTAGAAAATTGATTGGAGACCCTAACTTGGAGTTTGTCGCCATGCCTGCTCTTGCCCCGCCAGAGGTGGTCATGGACCCAGCCTTGGCAGCACAGTACGAGCACGATTTAGAG GTTGCTCAGACAACTGCTCTCCCGGATGAAGATGATGACCTGTGA